The proteins below are encoded in one region of Belonocnema kinseyi isolate 2016_QV_RU_SX_M_011 chromosome 1, B_treatae_v1, whole genome shotgun sequence:
- the LOC117177980 gene encoding uncharacterized protein LOC117177980: MSFLPYPMITRKDSILDYIYRDDSNEVIHKLRLLLASKVDSNPNLSNETISIIGELRKQLVEKFESTGKVQNVPGPVRQRSVRSVKNIAAASASIEEDPNQSLTRRSQALGLSVTSLWRIMRKDLGLHLYKIKLTQELKPLDHQKRRTFVNWAEQQLKNNPDFHRKIIFSDEAHFWLNGFVNKQNMRYWSGSNPHELHEST, encoded by the exons atGAGTTTTCTACCTTACCCCATGATCACAAGAAAAGACTCAATACTAGACTATATTTATAGAGATGATTCAAATGAGGTAATCCACAAGCTTCGTTTACTGTTGGCATCAAAAGTAGATAGCAATCCAAATCTCAGCAATGAAACAATTTCCATCATCGGTGAATTGCGAAAG CAActagtggaaaaatttgaatccacagGTAAAGTGCAAAATGTTCCCGGGCCAGTGAGACAAAGAAGTGTTCGTAGTGTCAAAAATATTGCTGCCGCTAGCGCATCAATTGAGGAAGACCCAAATCAGTCTCTCACACGTCGTTCCCAAGCGTTAGGCTTATCTGTGACGTCGTTGTGGCGTATCATGCGAAAAGATCTTGGCCTACATCTTTACAAGATCAAATTGACGCAAGAACTGAAGCCGCTTGACCACCAGAAGCGACGTACGTTCGTGAATTGGGCTGAGCAACAACTTAAAAATAatccggattttcatcgaaaaatcatcttcagcgaTGAGGCTCATTTCTGGCTGAATGGCTTCGTCAATAAGCAAAATATGCGTTATTGGTCAGGCAGCAATCCACACGAACTCCATGAGTCAACGTAA